One segment of Panicum virgatum strain AP13 chromosome 1K, P.virgatum_v5, whole genome shotgun sequence DNA contains the following:
- the LOC120705216 gene encoding MLO-like protein 1 isoform X1, translating into MAGGGAKDGSEITLEHTPTWIVASVCSVIVIISLLFERLLHRLGKRLSKSHRKPLYEALLKVKEELMLLGFISLMLNVFQGATQKICVQESVMRHLLPCTRPPPRAAREAAHYGAAAFTGVLGGARRLLAGGGASSDYCLKKGKVPILSIEAIHQLHIFIFALAVTHVVLSAVTLILGVTQTRKWKHWEEKIQQNDDNGPQMIKHVQEFKFIQSHFKGHGKRWGIFGWLRAFFKQFYGSVTEEDYTTLRLGFVMKHCRGHPKFNFYDYMNRALEVDFKKVVGISWYLWALLIIFLLLNVHGWYVYIWISAVPFIVLLVVGSKMEHIITELALEVAQKHTAIEGDLVVSPSDEHFWFGRPKLVLLLIHIVLFQNAFEIAFFFWLLVTYGFKSCIMGKPAYVIARLVISVISQLLCGYSTLPLYAIISQMGSSFKKAMFDENISKGLTKWAQNARKRTMMSATNVGDRSRDGEGIQMVNQRRVSAMEQGTARLTN; encoded by the exons ATGGCCGGGGGAGGGGCCAAAGACGGCTCGGAGATCACGCTGGAGCACACGCCCACGTGGATCGTCGCCTCCGTCTGCTCCGTCATCGTCATCATCTCCCTGCTCTTCGAGCGCCTGCTCCACCGCCTCGGCAAG AGGCTGTCGAAAAGCCATCGGAAGCCGctgtacgaggccctcctcaagGTCAAGGAAG AGCTGATGCTGCTGGGGTTCATCTCCCTGATGCTCAACGTCTTCCAGGGCGCCACGCAGAAGATATGCGTCCAGGAGAGCGTCATGCGCCACCTGCTGCCGTgcacgcgcccgccgccgcgcgccgccaggGAAGCCGCGCACtacggcgccgccgcgttcaCCGGCGTCctgggcggcgcgaggaggctCCTCGCCGGAGGAGGCGCCTCCAGCGACTACTGCCTGAAAAAG GGCAAAGTTCCAATTCTCTCTATTGAAGCCATTCATCAGCTGCACATTTTTATCTTTGCCCTAGCAGTCACGCACGTGGTTCTCAGTGCTGTTACACTTATTCTTGGAGTCACACAG ACAAGAAAATGGAAACACTGGGAGGAGAAGATCCAACAAAATGATGATAATG GTCCTCAAATGATCAAACATGTgcaagaattcaaatttatcCAATCTCACTTCAAAGGCCATGGGAAAAGATGGGGAATTTTCGGTTGGCTG CGTGCCTTCTTCAAACAATTTTATGGGTCAGTCACTGAGGAGGACTACACAACCCTGAGACTTGGCTTCGTCATG AAACATTGTAGGGGGCAtccaaaatttaatttttatgaTTATATGAATAGAGCACTGGAGGTTGATTTCAAGAAAGTTGTTGGGATAAG ttGGTACCTTTGGGCTTTGCTTATTATATTCTTATTACTGAATGTTCACG GATGGTATGTCTACATATGGATATCGGCAGTCCCTTTCATT GTGCTACTTGTGGTTGGAAGTAAGATGGAGCATATTATTACTGAATTGGCTCTCGAGGTTGCCCAAAAGCATACGGCAATAGAAGGGGATCTAGTTGTGTCTCCTTCGGATGAACACTTTTGGTTTGGCCGGCCTAAACTAGTCCTCCTCTTGATCCACATTGTCTTGTTCCAAAATGCATTTGAGATTGCATTTTTCTTTTGGTTGTTG GTTACATATGGATTTAAATCATGCATTATGGGAAAACCAGCATATGTTATTGCTCGACTTGTGATAAG TGTGATCAGCCAACTCCTATGCGGTTACAGCACTCTACCACTCTATGCTATAATCTCACAG ATGGGAAGTTCATTTAAGAAAGCAATGTTCGATGAGAATATATCTAAAGGCCTCACCAAATGGGCTCAAAATGCTAGGAAACGTACAATGATGTCAGCAACAAATGTAGGTGATCGTTCACGTGATGGTGAGGGAATTCAAATGGTGAACCAACGAAGAGTGTCAGCAATGGAACAAGGGACTGCTAGGCTGACTAATTGA
- the LOC120705216 gene encoding MLO-like protein 1 isoform X2, with translation MAGGGAKDGSEITLEHTPTWIVASVCSVIVIISLLFERLLHRLGKRLSKSHRKPLYEALLKVKEELMLLGFISLMLNVFQGATQKICVQESVMRHLLPCTRPPPRAAREAAHYGAAAFTGVLGGARRLLAGGGASSDYCLKKGKVPILSIEAIHQLHIFIFALAVTHVVLSAVTLILGVTQTRKWKHWEEKIQQNDDNGPQMIKHVQEFKFIQSHFKGHGKRWGIFGWLRAFFKQFYGSVTEEDYTTLRLGFVMKHCRGHPKFNFYDYMNRALEVDFKKVVGISWYLWALLIIFLLLNVHGWYVYIWISAVPFIVLLVVGSKMEHIITELALEVAQKHTAIEGDLVVSPSDEHFWFGRPKLVLLLIHIVLFQNAFEIAFFFWLLVTYGFKSCIMGKPAYVIARLVISVISQLLCGYSTLPLYAIISQETYNDVSNKCR, from the exons ATGGCCGGGGGAGGGGCCAAAGACGGCTCGGAGATCACGCTGGAGCACACGCCCACGTGGATCGTCGCCTCCGTCTGCTCCGTCATCGTCATCATCTCCCTGCTCTTCGAGCGCCTGCTCCACCGCCTCGGCAAG AGGCTGTCGAAAAGCCATCGGAAGCCGctgtacgaggccctcctcaagGTCAAGGAAG AGCTGATGCTGCTGGGGTTCATCTCCCTGATGCTCAACGTCTTCCAGGGCGCCACGCAGAAGATATGCGTCCAGGAGAGCGTCATGCGCCACCTGCTGCCGTgcacgcgcccgccgccgcgcgccgccaggGAAGCCGCGCACtacggcgccgccgcgttcaCCGGCGTCctgggcggcgcgaggaggctCCTCGCCGGAGGAGGCGCCTCCAGCGACTACTGCCTGAAAAAG GGCAAAGTTCCAATTCTCTCTATTGAAGCCATTCATCAGCTGCACATTTTTATCTTTGCCCTAGCAGTCACGCACGTGGTTCTCAGTGCTGTTACACTTATTCTTGGAGTCACACAG ACAAGAAAATGGAAACACTGGGAGGAGAAGATCCAACAAAATGATGATAATG GTCCTCAAATGATCAAACATGTgcaagaattcaaatttatcCAATCTCACTTCAAAGGCCATGGGAAAAGATGGGGAATTTTCGGTTGGCTG CGTGCCTTCTTCAAACAATTTTATGGGTCAGTCACTGAGGAGGACTACACAACCCTGAGACTTGGCTTCGTCATG AAACATTGTAGGGGGCAtccaaaatttaatttttatgaTTATATGAATAGAGCACTGGAGGTTGATTTCAAGAAAGTTGTTGGGATAAG ttGGTACCTTTGGGCTTTGCTTATTATATTCTTATTACTGAATGTTCACG GATGGTATGTCTACATATGGATATCGGCAGTCCCTTTCATT GTGCTACTTGTGGTTGGAAGTAAGATGGAGCATATTATTACTGAATTGGCTCTCGAGGTTGCCCAAAAGCATACGGCAATAGAAGGGGATCTAGTTGTGTCTCCTTCGGATGAACACTTTTGGTTTGGCCGGCCTAAACTAGTCCTCCTCTTGATCCACATTGTCTTGTTCCAAAATGCATTTGAGATTGCATTTTTCTTTTGGTTGTTG GTTACATATGGATTTAAATCATGCATTATGGGAAAACCAGCATATGTTATTGCTCGACTTGTGATAAG TGTGATCAGCCAACTCCTATGCGGTTACAGCACTCTACCACTCTATGCTATAATCTCACAG GAAACGTACAATGATGTCAGCAACAAATGTAGGTGA